A stretch of the Drosophila sulfurigaster albostrigata strain 15112-1811.04 chromosome 2L, ASM2355843v2, whole genome shotgun sequence genome encodes the following:
- the LOC133850342 gene encoding uncharacterized protein LOC133850342 isoform X1, protein MSSQKRRRTKTKQKLSVSSSLRLTSLALDTDFTEMKLEDFTTAKPSSQLRSSKSMQKVGDVPKDKKKKQKARVPTTTEIEIKVNKTNKVSKKIKPKANTASQESSETRTSRISTASRQSEGSRNSRESKVDSKASKASTKSKMSENSKESKESKKSKESKESKESKESKASMESKNKSSRESKSDRLSLGSGVRMTRTSLERLQSRGSRSSLISISSRESYATLQSRSSQFRRSSTISRQIKAYASAHAIKSRATTDSSQMSTPKKTNRRMSPMSPRSLTLVEVTPLRKAKKSEKVVEEVKPKPVEEDEEDILHFDDTSETSLVDTKEYDEEAEYIALRRLMMETLTMPDINELSETSLPITPKEEVQQIKEVKQKQIQPQLEIEESLETEDVEEADEEEESDKESISFAPVSHHSLSFLNLSSLSSSDHTLFMVPSKQDNDESMFSNITQQMNAVKVRGSQVDFVNASDVESRNLIKSICLQFMEEAITRTVAMCEAPSRKLLQRLDKLKMWKKLRKLFIHITDESALREKLLKWTTEHFLRKKRYVFIRKSKKKFDEINYQRFHSALVELDRHLEIEQQTSEKTEFQISKLKQQHIEREEYCNRRLTEFESIVRETLLHNDSFVHLTSSVDNLLTTMSKVRNEVSDLRLELLYAQHRFADMIIKSEELEDLGDGLKMREFLIRQADTQVLTLKIEERNSDLNRLHTKCNDDVHALAHLKNKEHMWRNTHERNVKHLQDCIDRNTKFREQIYRGKLEHNAISREISKLRFDGGLMQYPALLEDFDQTVSDLNAKRKSVEKLRNTHKSLLNRIRLAEQLADAVTRRKSIKSTGSIRKSALLEAADLAKQLRISALSK, encoded by the exons ATGAGTTCCCAGAAGCGTAGACGAACAAAAACGAAGCAAAAGCTCAGCGTTTCATCCTCATTGAGACTCACAAGTCTTGCTCTAGACACCGACTTTACAGAGATGAAGTTGGAGGATTTTACCACTGCGAAGCCATCAAGTCAGCTTCGATCCTCAAAATCAATGCAAAAAGTCGGGGATGTACCAAaggataaaaagaaaaaacagaagGCGCGAGTGCCAACTACGACAGAGATAGAGatcaaagtaaataaaacgaataaaGTGAGTAAGAAAATTAAACCCAAAGCGAATACAGCGAGTCAAGAAAGTAGTGAGACTCGAACGAGTAGAATAAGTACAGCGAGTAGACAGAGCGAAGGAAGTCGAAATAGCCGGGAGAGCAAAGTGGATAGCAAAGCGAGTAAAGCGAGCACCAAGAGCAAAATGAGTGAGAACAGCAAAGAGAGTAAGGAAAGCAAGAAAAGTAAAGAGAGCAAGGAGAGTAAAGAGAGCAAGGAGAGCAAAGCTAGCATGGagagtaaaaataaaagtagtaGAGAGAGCAAAAGTGATAGATTGAGTTTAGGAAGCGGCGTTCGAATGACGAGAACGAGTTTGGAGCGATTGCAAAGCAGAGGAAGTCGATCGAGTTTAATAAGTATATCGAGCAGAGAGAGTTACGCCACATTACAAAGTCGAAGCAGTCAGTTCCGCCGATCCTCGACCATATCCAGACAGATAAAAGCCTACGCAAGTGCTCACGCGATAAAGAGCAGAGCTACCACAGACAGCAGTCAAATGTCGACTCCGAAGAAAACCAATCGTCGCATGTCGCCGATGAGTCCGCGATCATTGACACTCGTTGAAGTTACACCGCTGAGAAAAGCTAAGAAATCGGAAAAAGTGGTGGAAGAAGTAAAGCCAAAACCTGTCGAGGAAGATGAGGAAGatattttgcactttgatGATACGTCGGAAACGTCGCTAGTCGATACCAAAGAGTACGATGAAGAAGCCGAGTACATTGCTTTACGCAGATTAATGATGGAGACGCTAACGATGCCCGATATCAACGAGTTGTCCGAAACGAGTTTACCAATAACGCCCAAAGAAGaagtacaacaaataaaagaagtGAAACAGAAGCAAATTCAACCACAACTAGAAATTGAAGAATCTTTAGAAACTGAAGATGTTGAGGAAGCTGACGAAGAGGAGGAATCTGACAAAGAGTCGATCAGCTTTGCTCCAGTCAGTCATCACTCGCTGAGTTTCCTAAATCTTTCCAGTCTGAGCTCATCTGATCATACGCTCTTCATGGTGCCATCTAAGCAGGATAATGATGAGTCGATGTTCTCGAATATTACACAACAAATGAACGCAGTTAAGGTTCGAGGCAGTCAGGTGGATTTTGTGAATGCCTCCGATGTGGAGAGTCGCAATCTCATCAAAAGTATTTGCCTGCAATTTATGGAGGAGGCCATCACACGCACTGTCGCCATGTGCGAGGCCCCCTCCAGGAAATTGCTGCAACGACTTGATAAGCTCAAAATGTGGAAAAAGTTGCGTAAACTATTCATTCACATCACCGATGAGAGCGCACTCCGAGAGAAACTCTTAAAATGGACAACCGAGCATTTTCTGAGGAAAAAACGTTACGTCTTTATACGCAAATCGAAAAAGAAATTCGATGAAATCAATTATCAGCGTTTTCACAGTGCCCTCGTTGAATTGGATAGACATCTGGAAATCGAACAGCAGACGAGTGAAAAGACTGAATTCCAAATATCGAAATTGAAGCAACAACACATAGAAAGGGAAGAGTATTGCAATCGTCGGCTGACTGAATTCGAGAGCATCGTGCGAGAAACTTTACTGCACAACGATAGTTTTGTGCATCTGACGAGCTCCGTGGATAATCTGCTGACGACAATGAGCAAAGTACGCAACGAAGTCTCCGATCTGCGACTGGAACTGCTTTATGCTCAACATCGATTTGCAGATATGATAATT aaatccGAGGAGCTGGAAGATCTGGGAGACGGTCTGAAAATGCGAGAGTTTCTCATTCGCCAAGCGGACACGCAAGTGCTTACCTTGAAAATTGAAG aGCGAAACAGTGATCTCAATCGCCTGCATACGAAATGCAACGATGATGTTCATGCTTTGGCCCATTTGAAGAACAAGGAGCACATGTGGCGCAATACACATGAGCGTAATGTGAAGCATCTGCAGGACTGCATCGATAGGAATACGAAATTTCGCGAGCAGATTTATCGGGGGAAACTCGAGCATAATGCCATCAGTCGAGAGATAAGCAAATTGAGATTCGACGGCGGTCTCATGCAGTATCCGGCGTTGCTTGAAGACTTTGATCAGACTGTCAGCGATTTGAATGCAAAACGCAAATCGGTCGAGAAGCTGCGAAACACGCACAAGAGTCTGCTTAATCGCATTCGTTTGGCCGAACAGCTTGCTGACGCGGTGACTAGGCGAAAGAGCATCAAATCAACGGGGAGTATCCGAAAATCAGCATTATTAGAAGCCGCCGATTTAGCCAAGCAATTGCGAATCAGCGCattatcaaaataa
- the LOC133850342 gene encoding coiled-coil domain-containing protein 96 isoform X2: MSSQKRRRTKTKQKLSVSSSLRLTSLALDTDFTEMKLEDFTTAKPSSQLRSSKSMQKVGDVPKDKKKKQKARVPTTTEIEIKVNKTNKKSEELEDLGDGLKMREFLIRQADTQVLTLKIEERNSDLNRLHTKCNDDVHALAHLKNKEHMWRNTHERNVKHLQDCIDRNTKFREQIYRGKLEHNAISREISKLRFDGGLMQYPALLEDFDQTVSDLNAKRKSVEKLRNTHKSLLNRIRLAEQLADAVTRRKSIKSTGSIRKSALLEAADLAKQLRISALSK; this comes from the exons ATGAGTTCCCAGAAGCGTAGACGAACAAAAACGAAGCAAAAGCTCAGCGTTTCATCCTCATTGAGACTCACAAGTCTTGCTCTAGACACCGACTTTACAGAGATGAAGTTGGAGGATTTTACCACTGCGAAGCCATCAAGTCAGCTTCGATCCTCAAAATCAATGCAAAAAGTCGGGGATGTACCAAaggataaaaagaaaaaacagaagGCGCGAGTGCCAACTACGACAGAGATAGAGatcaaagtaaataaaacgaataaa aaatccGAGGAGCTGGAAGATCTGGGAGACGGTCTGAAAATGCGAGAGTTTCTCATTCGCCAAGCGGACACGCAAGTGCTTACCTTGAAAATTGAAG aGCGAAACAGTGATCTCAATCGCCTGCATACGAAATGCAACGATGATGTTCATGCTTTGGCCCATTTGAAGAACAAGGAGCACATGTGGCGCAATACACATGAGCGTAATGTGAAGCATCTGCAGGACTGCATCGATAGGAATACGAAATTTCGCGAGCAGATTTATCGGGGGAAACTCGAGCATAATGCCATCAGTCGAGAGATAAGCAAATTGAGATTCGACGGCGGTCTCATGCAGTATCCGGCGTTGCTTGAAGACTTTGATCAGACTGTCAGCGATTTGAATGCAAAACGCAAATCGGTCGAGAAGCTGCGAAACACGCACAAGAGTCTGCTTAATCGCATTCGTTTGGCCGAACAGCTTGCTGACGCGGTGACTAGGCGAAAGAGCATCAAATCAACGGGGAGTATCCGAAAATCAGCATTATTAGAAGCCGCCGATTTAGCCAAGCAATTGCGAATCAGCGCattatcaaaataa
- the LOC133850354 gene encoding RING-box protein 1-like, giving the protein MEPASDSSCSAMQVEETESEQQVDEEMDIDENVDEQPMCSASNREKPKKYFTVKKWNAVAMWAWDITVDTCAICRNSIMDLCIECQADPNQNTFEECTVAWGVCNHAYHFHCISRWLKSRSVCPLDNREWEFQKLGR; this is encoded by the exons ATGGAGCCGGCAAGTGATTCCAGCTGCTCAGCAATGCAGGTCGAAGAGACGGAAAGCGAGCAACAGGTGGATGAAGAAATGGACATCGATGAGAATGTCGATGAGCAACCGATGTGTAGTGCAAGCAATCGGGAAAAACCCAAGAAATATTTCACAGTGAAGAAGTGGAATGCGGTGGCAATGTGGGCGTGGG ATATCACCGTGGACACTTGCGCCATTTGCCGCAATTCCATTATGGATCTGTGCATCGAATGTCAGGCGGATCCGAATCAAAACACCTTCGAGGAATGCACCGTGGCCTGGGGCGTTTGCAATCACGCCTATCACTTCCATTGCATCTCGCGTTGGCTCAAATCTCGGTCCGTCTGCCCGCTGGACAATCGCGAGTGGGAGTTTCAAAAGCTTGGTCGCTAG